A window of Torulaspora globosa chromosome 8, complete sequence contains these coding sequences:
- a CDS encoding gamma-glutamyltransferase family protein, whose product MERPINSRRSTVYSIKGIVSSTQPLANAAGIKILSLGGNCVDACVAVSACLCVLEPSSTGIGGDCFSLFYKNDEKKVYGLNGSGRSASSLSLDWLRVNYPNHILPSLRFNRDSVFKVQVPGAIAAWCDLIDTWGSGKVTLEDVLAPAIELADSGFVVSEISACLWKDAERKLKRVNDAAQLAVFLPNDGLKAPVKGQFMQNKALAQTLRIIAKNGKKGFYEGEIAKSIVSELSKRGSLISEKDLASHTSTFVEPISYCFLGCKLWEIPPNGSGIVALLTLGLIKELDETGVIDLKSMQHNSAEYLHILAECLKLSFKDSDEYVNDFEYFIKSHDLDQNITLKSLLSQSYLRERIALFNKDKIITNRHVKHGVPNPIFKSDTVYLTASDEEGNACSFINSLYENFGSGIVVPDKGFVLQNRGGNFNLNPQSKNCLAGNKRSYHTIIPGMITVPDQQRAGFENLYASFGVMGGFNQPQAHVQVYLNLLLFNMDPQEALDAPRICLFPHPDLEATDTGLGSDGPASRDVTCIGLEDGISGEAAVRLTELGHDVRFFRNNDRKLFGRGQIIRKESGPETSGHLVYSGGSDLRGDGASVPLI is encoded by the coding sequence ATGGAACGACCAATAAATTCTAGGAGATCCACTGTATACTCAATTAAAGGCATCGTTTCTTCGACGCAACCACTTGCTAATGCAGCTGGCATTAAAATTCTCTCACTGGGAGGTAATTGTGTGGACGCATGTGTTGCAGTCTCAGCTTGCCTTTGCGTTCTGGAGCCATCGTCAACCGGCATTGGCGGTGATTGCTTCTCGTTGTTTTATAAAAATGACGAGAAAAAGGTCTATGGATTGAATGGAAGCGGTCGATCGGCATCTTCTTTGAGTCTCGATTGGCTCAGGGTGAACTATCCCAACCATATCTTACCCAGTCTTAGGTTTAACAGGGATTCGGTGTTCAAAGTTCAGGTGCCAGGGGCAATTGCAGCGTGGTGCGATTTAATCGATACTTGGGGAAGCGGAAAGGTCACACTCGAAGATGTCCTTGCTCCAGCCATTGAACTAGCTGACAGCGGTTTTGTAGTTTCGGAAATTAGTGCGTGCCTATGGAAAGATGCTgaaagaaaattgaaaCGAGTCAATGATGCGGCTCAGCTAGCAGTATTTTTGCCTAATGATGGTCTGAAAGCACCAGTGAAGGGTCAATTCATGCAGAACAAAGCGTTGGCCCAAACCTTAAGAATTATCGCTAAAAATGGTAAGAAAGGCTTTTACGAAGGAGAGATTGCGAAGTCCATTGTTTCTGAATTATCGAAAAGAGGCTCTCTGATATCTGAAAAAGACCTGGCTAGTCACACATCAACTTTTGTGGAGCCTATATCTTATTGTTTTCTGGGGTGCAAGCTGTGGGAGATTCCTCCTAATGGATCGGGAATAGTTGCGCTGCTGACTCTGGGGCTCATCAAAGAGTTGGATGAAACAGGTGTCATAGATTTAAAAAGCATGCAACACAATTCAGCCGAGTATCTGCATATTCTTGCCGAGTGTTTGAAGCTGAGCTTTAAGGACTCGGATGAATATgtcaatgattttgaatatttcatcaagagcCATGACCTGGACCAAAATATTACCTTAAAAAGCTTACTATCACAGAGCTACTTGCGTGAGCGTATAGCTCTATTTAATAAGGATAAAATTATCACTAATCGGCACGTCAAGCACGGAGTTCCGAAtccaatcttcaaatcggATACTGTCTATTTAACAGCTTCAGACGAGGAAGGGAACGCTTGTTCCTTCATCAACTCGCTGTACGAGAATTTTGGTAGCGGGATTGTCGTTCCTGACAAAGGGTTTGTGCTCCAGAACAGAGGTGGAAATTTTAACCTAAACCCCCAAAGTAAGAACTGCTTGGCGGGAAACAAGCGATCGTATCACACCATTATTCCCGGGATGATAACAGTACCCGATCAGCAGAGAGCCGGCTTCGAAAATCTATATGCCAGCTTTGGGGTAATGGGCGGTTTCAATCAACCTCAAGCTCATGTGCAGGTTTATCTTAACTTGTTACTATTCAATATGGATCCACAAGAAGCACTTGATGCTCCTAGAATATGCTTGTTTCCCCATCCAGATCTAGAGGCAACCGACACTGGCCTAGGATCAGACGGCCCTGCAAGCCGTGACGTGACTTGTATTGGTCTAGAGGATGGGATCTCTGGGGAAGCTGCGGTACGACTTACTGAGTTGGGCCATGACGTCAGGTTCTTTCGGAACAATGACAGAAAACTATTTGGTCGAGGACAGATCATCCGTAAAGAAAGCGGTCCCGAGACAAGCGGGCATCTAGTGTACAGTGGAGGCAGTGACTTGCGCGGCGATGGTGCCTCAGTACCGTTAATCTAG
- the SUC2 gene encoding beta-fructofuranosidase SUC2 codes for MISSVLLGLLGAAGVVSARNGTNRTNLYEGRPLAHLTPPEGWMNDPNGLWYDAKEDLYHAYFQYNPNGTVWDLPLYWGHSVSSDLTNWLYQGIAIEPERDDSGAYSGSAVIDTNNTSGLFNDSVDPRQRVVAIWTYNTPDKESQYLSYSVDGGYSFIPYENNPVLDINSTQFRDPKVIWHEESKKWIMTVAHSQKYEILIYSSPNLKDWKLESSFGDQGYLGYQYECPGLARVPLVQSGNGLTLSNLTYPNTTFYNSSYFNSTSNGKAKEAWVLFISINPGAPQGGSATQYFIGDFNGTHFVPFTHQTRFIDMGKDYYALQTFFNSKHEGDVLSIAWASNWQYGSLVPTEKWRSSMSLVRNLTLKEWAPNPESVQLNLNSEPILDMKPLNAKNASTEVTDFLLTTNNSLSANFAPRINTGIYDFEIVWSVNENAFNNSRLNEWILYIDSQDYYSEYLALGYDTTAGAFYLDRGNSYNDFVTLNPFFNNRQSVFLEPYSTSSNGTNTYKVYGVIDQNIIELYFNDGSVVSTNLFFFSDQNQIRGFETWTNVNGGFKFDSFKFHVLDF; via the coding sequence ATGATTTCGTCCGTGCTTTTAGGCCTCTTAGGTGCAGCTGGAGTGGTTAGCGCTAGAAATGGGACAAATAGAACAAATTTGTATGAGGGCCGTCCGCTGGCGCATCTGACGCCACCCGAGGGTTGGATGAACGATCCTAATGGGCTGTGGTACGATGCAAAGGAAGATCTTTACCATGCCTACTTCCAGTATAACCCGAACGGCACTGTCTGGGACCTCCCATTGTACTGGGGACACAGTGTGTCGTCAGACTTGACTAACTGGCTTTATCAAGGGATTGCGATCGAGCCAGAGAGGGACGACAGCGGTGCTTATTCTGGTAGTGCTGTGATTGATACCAACAACACGTCTGGTCTGTTCAATGACTCAGTGGATCCAAGGCAAAGAGTTGTCGCTATTTGGACTTACAACACGCCGGACAAAGAATCTCAGTATTTGAGTTACTCCGTCGATGGCGGCTACTCTTTCATTCCTTACGAGAACAACCCTGTCTTGGATATCAATTCGACTCAATTCAGAGACCCTAAGGTTATCTGGCATGAGGAGAGTAAGAAGTGGATCATGACAGTCGCGCACTCACAGAAGTACGAGATCTTGATTTACTCGTCCCCTAACTTGAAAGACTGGAAATTGGAAAGTTCCTTTGGTGACCAAGGTTACTTGGGTTACCAATATGAATGTCCTGGCTTAGCCAGAGTGCCACTCGTCCAAAGCGGTAATGGTCTAACTTTGTCGAACTTGACCTATCCAAACACTACCTTCTACAACAGCTCCTACTTTAACTCAACCTCTAACGGCAAGGCCAAAGAAGCTTGGGTTTTGTTCATTTCTATCAATCCTGGTGCTCCACAGGGTGGTTCTGCGACCCAATACTTCATTGGTGATTTCAACGGTACTCATTTCGTTCCTTTCACCCACCAAACAAGGTTCATTGACATGGGTAAGGACTACTACGCTCTGCAAACttttttcaattccaaGCACGAAGGTGATGTTCTCAGTATTGCCTGGGCCTCCAATTGGCAATATGGGTCACTTGTTCCAACCGAGAAATGGAGATCCTCGATGTCCCTTGTGAGAAACCTAACCTTGAAGGAATGGGCACCAAACCCAGAATCCGTTCAACTAAACTTGAACAGCGAGCCTATCTTGGATATGAAACCTTTGAATGCTAAGAACGCTTCCACAGAAGTCACCGATTTCCTCTTAACCACGAACAACAGTCTGAGCGCCAATTTCGCACCAAGGATCAACACTGGCATTtatgactttgaaattgTCTGGTCTGTTAACGAGAATGCATTCAACAACTCCAGATTGAACGAATGGATTCTTTATATTGATTCTCAAGACTATTACTCCGAGTACTTGGCGCTAGGATATGACACCACCGCTGGCGCTTTCTATCTCGACAGAGGTAATTCATACAACGACTTTGTCACTTTAAAtcctttcttcaacaacaGACAGTCTGTCTTTTTGGAGCCTTACTCCACCTCAAGCAATGGCACCAATACCTACAAGGTTTACGGAGTAATTGATCAGAACATCATCGAGTTGTACTTCAATGACGGTTCAGTCGTCAGCAccaacctcttcttcttctcggACCAAAACCAGATTAGAGGTTTCGAAACCTGGACCAATGTCAACGGTGGATTCAAGTTCGACAGCTTCAAGTTCCACGTTTTAGATTTCTAG
- the ADH4 gene encoding alcohol dehydrogenase ADH4 — protein MVTMTATVRVMTSRVMNGLIYKRAAVNGKVLTSPLFQSTIASNFRRMSSSVTGFYIPPTSYFGEGALEESVAHLKKQGFGRVLIVTDPGIAKIGVSDKVANLLKNAGLQVSVYDKTQPNPNVQNVEDGLKILKENNAEAVVSLGGGSAHDNAKAIALLATNGGQIGDYEGVNKSKKASLPLFAINTTAGTASEMTRFTIISNEAKKVKMAIIDNNVTPVVAINDPTLMYGLPPALTAATGMDALTHCIEAYVSTGANPITDACAIKGIDLIHKSLLEAFNKGSDKEARTDMCYAEYLAGMAFNNASLGYVHAIAHQLGGFYHLPHGVCNAVLLPHVQSFNKRVPAIEKRLGEIAAHLGESTATADSAIEAVHKLNRSLNIPRNLKDLGVKVEDFDILAENAMKDACGLTNPVQFTKDEVKQILQQSYDY, from the coding sequence ATGGTTACGATGACAGCTACAGTAAGGGTTATGACTTCGAGGGTGATGAACGGGCTGATATATAAACGGGCTGCGGTCAATGGCAAGGTGTTGACGTCGCCATTGTTTCAGAGTACCATTGCAAGCAATTTCAGAAGAATGTCCTCTTCGGTTACTGGTTTTTACATTCCTCCCACCTCTTACTTCGGCGAAGGTGCCCTCGAAGAGTCGGTTGCACacctgaagaagcagggATTCGGCAGGGTGTTGATCGTCACGGACCCGGGCATTGCCAAGATTGGCGTAAGCGACAAGGTAGCCAACCTTTTGAAGAACGCTGGTCTGCAGGTTAGCGTCTACGACAAGACGCAGCCAAACCCAAATGTCCAAAACGTCGAGGATGgtttgaagatattgaaggAGAACAACGCTGAAGCTGTTGTTTCGTTGGGTGGCGGTTCCGCCCACGACAACGCCAAGGCCATTGCCCTTTTGGCCACTAACGGCGGCCAGATCGGTGACTACGAGGGTGTGAACAAGTCTAAGAAggcttctcttcctctaTTTGCTATCAACACAACTGCCGGTACCGCTTCTGAGATGACCCGTTTCACTATTATCTCCAATGAGGCCAAAAAGGTGAAAATGGCCATCATCGACAACAATGTGACCCCCGTCGTGGCGATCAACGACCCAACTTTGATGTACGGTTTGCCTCCAGCCTTGACCGCTGCAACCGGTATGGATGCCTTGACTCATTGTATTGAGGCCTATGTCTCTACTGGAGCCAACCCCATCACCGACGCGTGTGCCATCAAGGGTATCGATTTGATCCACAAGAGCTTGCTGGAAGCCTTCAACAAAGGTTCCGACAAGGAGGCGAGAACCGACATGTGCTACGCTGAGTACCTGGCCGGTATGGCTTTCAACAACGCCTCCCTGGGCTACGTCCATGCCATTGCCCACCAACTCGGTGGTTTCTACCACTTGCCACACGGCGTCTGCAACGCTGTCTTGCTGCCTCACGTCCAAAGCTTCAACAAGAGAGTGCCAGCAATCGAAAAGAGACTGGGTGAAATCGCTGCTCATCTGGGCGAATCCACCGCCACTGCGGACTCTGCCATCGAAGCTGTACACAAGCTGAACAGATCCTTGAACATCCCAAGAAACCTAAAGGATCTTGGCGTCAAGGTAGAAGACTTTGACATCCTTGCTGAGAACGCTATGAAGGATGCCTGTGGCTTGACGAACCCTGTTCAATTCACCAAGGACGAAGTCAAGCAGATCTTACAACAATCTTACGACTACTAG